In Stieleria varia, one genomic interval encodes:
- a CDS encoding NAD(P)/FAD-dependent oxidoreductase — protein MPIHIVVIGAGAAGMVAAAQAAKNGAKVTLLEKNSKTGVKILMSGGTRCNLTHQTDAKGIAAGFGANGRFLQRSVGAFGPRDVVQMFNDLGVATKVESTGKIFPSSDRALDVRNALQHDVLRSGVELRLNSGVERVQRDGDGWSVMTGSETVFADRLIVTAGGRSWPKCGTSGDAYQWLSDLGHTIVPTRPALVPLVGGLAWTHDLSGLTLEDCEAFVYRLDKPGGSAVGKPLARRRSSWLFTHFGFSGPVPMDVSGTLTAADSLADVGLRVDLLPDVTADELTRQLSDRSGGRGRRTASSILREWLPQRLADAIATQVGYDGMLSELPKRHMQQLVTHIKQLPLPVNGTRGFAKAEVTAGGVSLGEVDPKTMASRIVPGLYIAGEVLDLDGWIGGYNFQAAFSTGRAAGIAASLRDAS, from the coding sequence TTGCCCATCCACATCGTGGTGATAGGAGCTGGGGCCGCCGGAATGGTCGCCGCTGCGCAGGCCGCCAAAAACGGAGCGAAGGTGACCTTGCTGGAGAAAAACTCCAAGACCGGGGTCAAGATCCTGATGTCCGGCGGGACACGCTGCAATTTGACCCACCAAACCGACGCCAAAGGGATCGCCGCCGGATTTGGGGCAAATGGGCGTTTCTTGCAGCGCAGCGTGGGAGCATTTGGGCCTCGCGATGTCGTGCAGATGTTCAACGATCTGGGCGTCGCGACCAAGGTGGAGTCCACCGGCAAGATCTTTCCCTCCAGCGACCGGGCGTTGGACGTCCGAAACGCACTGCAGCATGACGTGCTGCGATCGGGAGTGGAGCTACGACTCAACTCGGGGGTCGAGCGAGTACAGCGGGACGGCGACGGTTGGTCGGTGATGACGGGCAGTGAAACCGTGTTCGCCGATCGACTGATCGTGACTGCGGGCGGCCGCAGTTGGCCGAAATGCGGCACCAGCGGCGACGCCTATCAGTGGCTCTCGGATCTGGGACACACCATCGTCCCCACCCGCCCGGCCCTGGTGCCGTTGGTCGGTGGCCTGGCGTGGACCCATGACTTGTCAGGACTGACGCTGGAGGACTGTGAAGCCTTTGTTTATCGCTTGGACAAGCCGGGCGGATCGGCAGTCGGCAAACCGCTTGCCCGTCGTCGCAGCTCTTGGCTGTTCACCCACTTTGGTTTTTCCGGGCCTGTTCCGATGGATGTCAGTGGAACGCTCACCGCTGCTGACTCGTTGGCAGATGTCGGACTGCGCGTGGACTTGTTGCCCGATGTGACGGCAGACGAATTGACGCGGCAATTGAGCGATCGCTCGGGTGGCCGCGGTCGACGCACGGCCTCGTCGATTCTGAGGGAGTGGTTGCCGCAACGATTGGCCGACGCGATCGCCACCCAGGTCGGTTACGACGGCATGCTGTCCGAGCTACCCAAACGCCACATGCAGCAGCTCGTCACCCACATCAAACAACTGCCGTTGCCCGTCAACGGAACACGCGGGTTTGCGAAAGCGGAGGTTACCGCGGGAGGTGTCTCGCTGGGCGAAGTCGATCCCAAGACCATGGCCAGTCGAATCGTTCCGGGACTCTATATCGCCGGCGAAGTCCTGGATCTGGATGGCTGGATCGGCGGATACAATTTCCAAGCCGCTTTCAGCACCGGACGCGCCGCAGGCATTGCGGCAAGCCTGCGGGATGCCAGTTGA
- the nth gene encoding endonuclease III: MRKQQRADIVRDRLGELYPDPPIPLDHVDDFTLLVAVLLSAQCTDKKVNEVTPELFRVAGDPKRMYELGEAQILEIIRPLGLSKQKAKNLEGLSKRLLDDFGGQVPRSFEELESLPGVGHKTASVVMAQAFGVPAFPVDTHIHRLAQRWGLTSGKSVTQTEADLKRLFPESSWNDLHLQIIYYGREHCTARGCDGTKCGICRELYPNRRKPPTTKKA, translated from the coding sequence ATGCGAAAACAACAGCGAGCCGACATCGTTCGAGATCGACTCGGCGAGCTTTATCCCGATCCTCCAATTCCGCTCGACCACGTCGACGATTTCACGTTGCTGGTCGCGGTCCTGCTGAGCGCTCAATGTACTGACAAAAAGGTCAACGAAGTCACACCGGAATTGTTTCGTGTCGCGGGTGACCCGAAACGAATGTACGAACTGGGTGAAGCACAGATCCTGGAGATCATTCGACCGCTGGGGTTGTCCAAGCAAAAGGCAAAGAACTTGGAGGGGTTGTCCAAACGGTTGCTCGATGACTTTGGTGGCCAAGTCCCCCGATCGTTTGAAGAGCTGGAGTCATTGCCCGGTGTCGGCCACAAGACAGCCAGCGTCGTGATGGCCCAAGCCTTTGGAGTGCCCGCGTTTCCCGTCGACACACACATTCATCGATTGGCACAGCGTTGGGGACTGACCAGCGGCAAAAGCGTGACGCAGACCGAAGCCGATTTGAAACGATTGTTTCCCGAGTCGAGCTGGAACGACTTGCATCTGCAGATCATCTACTACGGACGCGAACACTGTACCGCACGAGGATGTGACGGCACGAAATGTGGCATCTGTCGCGAGCTGTACCCCAATCGTCGCAAGCCGCCGACCACTAAGAAAGCGTGA
- a CDS encoding Gfo/Idh/MocA family protein, producing the protein MKPLNIGMVGYGFMGRTHSNGYCQANHFFDLEYKPVLKAVCARNKDKAQSFADQWGYESVETDWRELIKRDDIDAIDVCTPNNLHKEISIAAAEAGKMVLCEKPLAMNTADGEEMCQAVEKAGVANMVWYNYRRVPAVTLAKQLIDEGRLGRIFHYRANFLQDWTINADVPQGGAATWRLDAEAAGSGVTGDLLAHCIDTAIWLNGSISDVSAMTETFVKERTHAETGEKKPVKIDDACLFHCHFDNGSLGLFESTRYARGHKALYTFEINGENASIRWDLHDLHRLEYFDYSDDSIVRGWRSVHISDGDMPYMGNWWVPGLNIGYEHTFIHQVADFLKSLETGDPIEPSFRSALETQRVCDAVLASADERAWKNV; encoded by the coding sequence GTGAAACCTCTCAACATCGGCATGGTCGGCTACGGATTCATGGGCCGTACCCACAGCAATGGTTACTGCCAAGCCAACCATTTCTTTGACCTGGAGTACAAGCCCGTCCTGAAAGCCGTTTGCGCGCGAAACAAGGACAAGGCTCAATCGTTTGCCGACCAATGGGGTTACGAAAGCGTTGAAACCGACTGGCGCGAGTTGATCAAACGAGACGATATCGATGCCATCGACGTCTGCACACCAAACAACCTGCATAAGGAAATCTCCATCGCGGCTGCCGAAGCAGGCAAGATGGTGCTGTGCGAAAAACCGCTGGCGATGAACACTGCCGACGGCGAGGAAATGTGCCAAGCGGTCGAAAAGGCCGGCGTGGCCAACATGGTCTGGTACAACTATCGCCGAGTCCCTGCGGTCACGTTGGCCAAGCAGTTGATCGACGAAGGACGCTTGGGGCGGATCTTTCACTACCGCGCGAACTTCTTGCAAGACTGGACGATCAACGCCGACGTTCCCCAAGGCGGTGCGGCGACGTGGCGTCTGGATGCTGAGGCAGCCGGTAGCGGCGTCACCGGCGACTTGCTGGCGCACTGCATCGACACCGCCATTTGGCTCAACGGCAGCATCTCCGATGTCTCAGCGATGACTGAGACGTTCGTCAAAGAACGCACGCACGCAGAGACCGGCGAGAAGAAACCCGTCAAGATCGATGACGCCTGTTTGTTCCACTGCCACTTCGACAACGGCTCGTTGGGTCTGTTCGAGTCCACTCGTTACGCACGTGGACATAAGGCGTTGTACACATTTGAGATCAACGGCGAAAACGCATCCATCCGCTGGGACCTGCACGATCTGCACCGCTTGGAATATTTCGACTACAGCGACGACTCGATCGTCCGTGGTTGGAGAAGCGTTCACATCAGTGATGGCGACATGCCCTACATGGGCAACTGGTGGGTTCCCGGTCTGAACATCGGCTACGAACACACCTTCATCCACCAAGTCGCGGACTTCCTGAAGTCGCTGGAGACCGGCGATCCGATTGAACCGAGTTTCCGAAGCGCATTGGAAACCCAACGCGTCTGCGACGCGGTCCTGGCCAGCGCCGACGAACGAGCCTGGAAGAACGTCTGA
- a CDS encoding sugar phosphate isomerase/epimerase family protein codes for MKIHNAMWPGLVGKGDGPDQEPPIGLEQMLDLTAAAEVNGQKFDGIDYFLFLPHTDPEASDEDLRKIADMIQSKGFKVGSLVAPVWPGTIGDSAMGDKEQVDKFLSAVKMACRIAGIFNDHGVREYGCIRIDSAEFGLDKWREDAKGNTTKIANTFREAAKIAADHGERLAAEGEICWAGMHSWKDMLDLLEEVGMPQSLGFQADLAHTYLYLMGYNAPEHALLKEGYTEEEFYAAYEVMTDKLRPWTIDFHVAQNDGDVKGAGDHDKTGKHCQADDPNGKLDIVRCASYWLKDYQERGIKHICWDGCMFANETLEDPSTWNTILDTMIKVRDNSI; via the coding sequence ATGAAAATTCATAACGCAATGTGGCCCGGCCTGGTTGGTAAAGGCGACGGACCGGACCAGGAGCCACCGATCGGGCTGGAACAGATGCTGGATTTGACTGCTGCGGCGGAAGTCAACGGGCAGAAGTTCGACGGCATCGACTACTTCCTGTTCCTGCCGCACACCGACCCGGAAGCCAGCGATGAGGATCTTCGCAAGATCGCCGACATGATCCAATCAAAAGGATTCAAAGTCGGCTCGTTGGTGGCACCAGTTTGGCCAGGCACCATCGGTGACTCCGCCATGGGCGACAAAGAACAAGTCGATAAATTCCTCTCGGCCGTCAAGATGGCCTGCCGTATCGCAGGAATCTTTAACGATCACGGCGTCCGCGAATACGGATGCATCCGCATCGACAGCGCCGAGTTCGGCTTGGACAAATGGCGTGAGGATGCCAAGGGCAACACGACCAAGATCGCCAACACGTTTCGCGAAGCAGCCAAGATCGCTGCCGATCACGGCGAACGTTTGGCTGCCGAAGGTGAAATCTGCTGGGCCGGGATGCACAGTTGGAAAGACATGCTGGATTTGCTTGAGGAAGTCGGCATGCCACAGTCGCTCGGTTTTCAAGCCGACCTTGCCCACACCTACCTCTACCTGATGGGCTACAACGCTCCCGAACACGCCTTGTTGAAAGAAGGCTACACGGAAGAAGAGTTCTATGCGGCCTACGAAGTCATGACCGACAAACTGCGTCCCTGGACGATCGACTTTCACGTCGCCCAAAACGACGGCGATGTCAAAGGCGCAGGTGATCACGACAAGACGGGCAAGCACTGCCAAGCGGATGACCCCAACGGCAAACTCGACATCGTTCGTTGCGCCAGTTATTGGCTCAAGGATTACCAAGAACGCGGAATCAAACACATCTGCTGGGACGGCTGTATGTTTGCCAACGAAACACTCGAGGACCCAAGCACGTGGAACACGATCCTGGACACCATGATCAAAGTCCGCGACAACTCGATTTGA